From Heliomicrobium modesticaldum Ice1, a single genomic window includes:
- a CDS encoding DUF4373 domain-containing protein: MARPRKTGLDYFPHDVDVTTDPKIEPAIMRYGAAAYAFYFVHLEYCYRSDDLTVDISATETGAEMREVIQRKLHIDEQQYDNILQSFLRHGAFDADFYAKTGKLTSHGIQKRARKVFEKREREAERYESKISAPISAAETGAEMTQSIAKKSIENKSTEKKSIATTPLTPAGGSAAPVINIQEKRFEEFWAAYPKKTGKQAAFKSWQRVKPTAELHAKIIKAVATAKRTEQWQRENGRFIPNPATWLNQGRWDDEYEEVTQPYGSNSQHSRFKLAWEEDDNDTVINKQHTGPNKAGGFALSGFHRAEDAEWCKDDDADEPKKQDGGALAGFKQSDDSG, translated from the coding sequence ATGGCACGGCCACGAAAGACAGGTCTGGATTACTTCCCGCATGACGTGGACGTGACCACAGACCCCAAAATAGAACCAGCAATCATGCGCTACGGCGCCGCCGCATACGCCTTTTATTTCGTCCACTTGGAATACTGCTACCGCTCCGACGATTTAACAGTTGATATTTCTGCAACAGAAACAGGGGCAGAAATGAGGGAAGTAATTCAGCGGAAACTCCACATCGACGAACAACAATACGATAATATCCTTCAATCGTTCCTCCGACACGGCGCATTTGACGCCGATTTCTATGCCAAAACAGGCAAACTAACCAGCCACGGAATACAGAAGAGAGCCAGGAAAGTCTTTGAAAAACGGGAGCGGGAGGCTGAAAGATACGAGAGTAAAATTTCTGCTCCCATTTCTGCCGCAGAAACAGGGGCAGAAATGACACAAAGCATAGCAAAGAAAAGCATAGAAAATAAAAGCACAGAAAAGAAGAGTATAGCAACCACCCCCCTAACCCCCGCCGGGGGAAGTGCGGCACCGGTCATAAATATTCAAGAAAAACGATTTGAAGAATTCTGGGCGGCGTATCCGAAGAAGACCGGAAAACAAGCCGCCTTTAAGTCATGGCAGCGCGTCAAACCAACTGCCGAGCTACATGCCAAGATAATTAAGGCTGTGGCAACCGCGAAGCGGACAGAGCAATGGCAGAGGGAAAATGGCCGGTTTATACCAAACCCTGCGACCTGGCTCAACCAGGGGCGCTGGGACGATGAATACGAGGAGGTGACCCAACCGTATGGAAGCAATAGCCAACATTCAAGATTCAAGCTCGCATGGGAGGAAGATGACAATGACACTGTCATCAATAAGCAACATACTGGGCCAAATAAGGCCGGAGGTTTTGCCCTCTCGGGCTTTCATAGGGCGGAAGACGCAGAATGGTGCAAGGATGACGATGCGGATGAGCCAAAGAAACAAGACGGAGGCGCTCTCGCTGGTTTCAAGCAAAGCGATGACAGTGGTTAA
- a CDS encoding helix-turn-helix domain-containing protein, whose protein sequence is MGGSKINETEVRVRECFSERLRGLRKGRKLSQNELGAALGLSRGSISYYEKQSRTAPIDVLYVVADYFNVSADFLLGLKEEPDPDIAQLKPGPHRSSLYPPPLAAKEAAALVSQQSELWSAFARSSLSLPAASGLRDSLFTAVMGTMDAYMVAAQFLKSGKPITELVLALRSAGVSAELSMSLLAQVSELQGKVSGAGQDGGEKE, encoded by the coding sequence ATGGGAGGAAGCAAAATCAACGAGACCGAGGTTCGTGTGCGGGAGTGTTTTTCTGAACGCCTTCGGGGACTACGCAAAGGGCGCAAGCTTTCCCAGAATGAATTGGGCGCCGCTCTGGGCTTGTCTCGCGGCAGTATCAGCTATTATGAAAAGCAGAGCCGAACGGCTCCGATAGATGTCCTGTATGTCGTTGCGGATTATTTCAATGTGTCCGCTGATTTCCTGCTGGGGCTGAAGGAAGAACCTGATCCGGATATTGCTCAACTGAAGCCCGGCCCTCACAGGTCTTCTCTTTATCCTCCGCCGCTCGCTGCCAAAGAAGCCGCCGCCCTGGTATCCCAGCAATCCGAATTGTGGAGCGCTTTTGCTCGTTCTTCCCTATCGCTACCGGCGGCGTCCGGTCTGCGTGATAGCTTGTTTACTGCCGTAATGGGCACCATGGACGCTTACATGGTCGCGGCACAGTTCCTCAAATCGGGTAAGCCCATAACAGAGTTAGTCTTGGCTCTACGGTCTGCCGGGGTATCTGCCGAGCTTTCCATGTCTCTCCTCGCCCAGGTCTCCGAGCTTCAGGGGAAAGTGAGCGGTGCCGGTCAGGATGGCGGGGAAAAGGAATAA
- a CDS encoding site-specific integrase, with the protein MPVYKDEKRKTWYCAFRYKDWTGTTRQHKKRGFAKKSDAVQYERDFIKKQSGGCDMAFGSMVELYMEDCKTRLRPTTYEGKKYLIDSKILPVFKDMPVNAITPATVRKWQNGLLDDESDYSPTYLKTINNQLSAIFNYARRYYGLQTNPAAVCGSIGKKNAESMQFWTTDEFRLFAAAISDKPASYAIFNTLFWTGMRSGELLALTLNDIDFESKKISITKSYARVGNEDVISPPKTPKSRRVITASEFLLEILKDYAGRLVDYEPSDRLFDYTKHFLASEMARGCKLSGVKKIRIHDIRHSHASLLIELGFSPLLISERLGHESVETTLQTYAHLYPNKHGEVADKLDALNSPENGSKSDKNPEKPE; encoded by the coding sequence TTGCCTGTTTATAAGGACGAAAAAAGAAAGACCTGGTATTGCGCCTTCCGCTACAAAGATTGGACTGGAACGACGCGGCAGCATAAAAAGCGGGGCTTTGCTAAAAAGTCCGACGCTGTCCAGTACGAACGCGATTTTATTAAAAAACAGAGCGGCGGTTGCGACATGGCCTTTGGTTCCATGGTCGAGCTTTATATGGAGGACTGCAAGACACGGCTCCGCCCTACGACCTATGAGGGCAAGAAGTACCTCATTGATTCAAAAATTCTTCCGGTATTTAAAGATATGCCTGTGAACGCCATTACTCCTGCGACGGTGCGAAAGTGGCAAAATGGCCTCTTGGACGATGAAAGCGATTATTCGCCTACATATCTCAAAACCATAAATAATCAGCTGTCGGCCATTTTTAATTATGCCAGGCGGTATTATGGCCTTCAAACCAATCCGGCGGCTGTCTGCGGCTCAATCGGCAAAAAGAACGCAGAGTCCATGCAATTCTGGACTACTGATGAATTCCGGCTTTTCGCTGCCGCGATTTCAGATAAGCCTGCGTCATATGCCATTTTTAATACGCTATTCTGGACTGGCATGCGCTCCGGAGAGCTCCTGGCTCTTACCCTGAATGATATTGATTTTGAATCTAAAAAAATCAGCATCACGAAAAGTTACGCCAGGGTTGGTAATGAGGATGTCATTTCTCCCCCAAAGACGCCCAAGAGCCGCCGGGTAATCACGGCATCTGAATTCCTATTGGAAATCCTGAAGGATTATGCCGGTCGCCTGGTGGATTACGAGCCTTCGGACAGGCTCTTTGATTATACAAAGCATTTCCTTGCCAGTGAAATGGCTCGCGGCTGTAAGCTTTCCGGCGTTAAAAAAATACGTATTCATGACATTCGCCACTCCCACGCATCGCTGCTGATTGAACTCGGTTTTTCTCCGCTTCTAATATCGGAACGCCTTGGGCATGAAAGCGTAGAAACCACCTTACAAACCTATGCCCATTTGTACCCTAACAAGCATGGTGAAGTAGCCGACAAATTGGATGCCCTCAATTCTCCAGAAAATGGCTCCAAATCAGATAAAAATCCCGAAAAACCGGAATAA
- the guaA gene encoding glutamine-hydrolyzing GMP synthase codes for MAKPHETILVLDFGGQYNQLIARRVRELHVYCEMHPYTISVDAIREMNPKGIIFTGGPASVYEEKAPAVDPAIYDLGIPILGICYGMQLMVNQLGGKVGRAESREYGKASLTITASEGPFAGMEGDVQCWMSHGDKVEVLPHGFVGSGKTDHAPFAAMADPVRRFYGVQFHPEVRHTPQGMDMMRNFLFGVCGCTGEWTMENFIEEQVAAIRARVGSGKVLCALSGGVDSSVAALLVHRAVGEQLTCVYVDHGFMRLNESERIIKTFRDELGMNLIAVEASERFMAKVAGVSDPETKRKSIGNEFIRVFEEEAAKLGQVDFLVQGTLYPDVVESGTSTAETIKTHHNVGGLPEDMKFELIEPLRTLFKDEVREVGQRLGLPEDIVWRQPFPGPGLAIRVLGEITKESLDILRHADDIVFQEIKKAGLYRQIWQSFVVLPTTVRSVGVMGDGRTYEYPAILRAVTSDDAMTADWARLPYELLEKISNRIVNEVKGVNRVVYDITSKPPGTIEWE; via the coding sequence TTGGCTAAGCCCCATGAAACCATCTTGGTCCTCGACTTCGGCGGTCAATATAACCAACTGATCGCGCGCCGCGTCCGAGAACTGCACGTCTACTGCGAGATGCACCCCTACACGATCAGCGTCGACGCCATCCGGGAGATGAATCCCAAGGGCATCATCTTCACCGGCGGTCCGGCCAGCGTCTATGAAGAAAAAGCGCCTGCCGTCGACCCGGCCATCTACGACCTGGGCATCCCTATCCTGGGCATCTGCTACGGCATGCAACTCATGGTCAACCAACTGGGAGGCAAGGTCGGCAGGGCCGAATCGCGCGAATACGGCAAGGCGTCCCTCACCATCACCGCTTCTGAAGGCCCCTTCGCCGGCATGGAAGGCGATGTGCAGTGCTGGATGAGCCATGGCGACAAAGTAGAAGTCCTGCCCCACGGCTTCGTCGGCTCCGGCAAAACAGACCATGCCCCCTTTGCGGCCATGGCCGATCCGGTGCGCCGCTTCTACGGTGTCCAGTTCCACCCCGAGGTGCGCCACACGCCCCAAGGCATGGACATGATGCGCAACTTCCTCTTCGGCGTCTGTGGCTGCACCGGTGAGTGGACCATGGAAAACTTCATCGAAGAACAGGTCGCGGCCATCCGCGCCCGCGTCGGCAGCGGCAAAGTCCTCTGCGCCCTCTCGGGCGGCGTCGACTCCTCCGTGGCGGCCCTCCTCGTCCACCGCGCTGTCGGCGAGCAGCTGACCTGTGTCTACGTCGATCACGGCTTCATGCGCCTCAACGAATCGGAGCGGATCATCAAGACCTTCCGCGACGAACTGGGCATGAACCTGATCGCCGTCGAAGCGTCAGAACGCTTCATGGCCAAGGTTGCCGGTGTCTCCGACCCGGAGACGAAGCGCAAAAGCATCGGCAACGAATTCATCCGCGTCTTCGAAGAGGAAGCGGCCAAATTGGGCCAGGTGGACTTCCTGGTGCAAGGCACCCTTTACCCCGACGTCGTCGAGAGCGGTACCTCGACAGCCGAGACGATCAAGACCCACCACAACGTGGGCGGCCTGCCCGAAGACATGAAATTCGAACTGATCGAACCCCTGCGCACCCTCTTTAAGGACGAGGTGCGGGAAGTGGGCCAGAGACTGGGCCTGCCTGAAGATATCGTCTGGCGCCAGCCCTTCCCCGGACCGGGTCTGGCCATCCGCGTCCTCGGCGAGATCACCAAGGAGAGCCTGGACATCCTGCGTCACGCTGATGACATTGTCTTCCAAGAGATCAAAAAAGCCGGTCTTTACCGGCAGATCTGGCAGTCCTTTGTCGTGCTGCCGACAACCGTCCGCAGCGTCGGCGTCATGGGCGACGGCCGCACCTACGAGTACCCGGCCATCCTGCGGGCCGTCACCTCTGACGACGCCATGACGGCCGACTGGGCACGGCTGCCCTACGAGTTGCTGGAGAAGATCTCCAACCGGATCGTCAACGAGGTCAAAGGCGTCAACCGCGTCGTCTACGACATCACGTCGAAGCCGCCGGGGACGATTGAATGGGAATAA
- the hpt gene encoding hypoxanthine phosphoribosyltransferase produces MDKVIDRVLVSEEDIRVKVKELGERISKDYQDKDLLVVGILKGALVFMADLIRAIHIPIEIDFMAVSSYGAGAKSSGAVRILKDLDRAIENRHILIVEDIVDTGLTLNYLMDNLKSRGAASVKVCTALDKPSRRKTLVTPDYNGFTIPDEFVIGYGLDYAEQYRHFPFVAVLKREVYEK; encoded by the coding sequence ATGGACAAGGTCATCGATCGCGTACTGGTCAGTGAAGAAGACATTCGAGTCAAGGTCAAAGAGCTGGGCGAACGAATCTCGAAGGACTATCAAGACAAGGACCTGCTGGTCGTGGGCATCCTCAAAGGCGCTCTCGTCTTCATGGCCGACCTGATCCGGGCCATCCACATCCCTATCGAGATCGACTTCATGGCTGTCTCCAGCTACGGGGCGGGGGCCAAGTCGTCGGGGGCTGTGCGGATCTTGAAGGACCTCGACCGGGCCATCGAAAACCGACACATCCTGATCGTTGAGGACATCGTTGACACGGGGTTGACCCTCAACTACTTGATGGACAACCTGAAATCACGAGGCGCCGCATCGGTGAAGGTCTGCACCGCGCTGGACAAGCCGAGCCGCCGCAAGACGCTTGTCACCCCCGATTACAATGGTTTCACTATCCCGGACGAATTTGTCATCGGCTACGGCCTCGACTATGCGGAGCAGTACCGTCACTTTCCCTTCGTGGCTGTGCTGAAGCGAGAAGTCTACGAGAAGTAA
- a CDS encoding MogA/MoaB family molybdenum cofactor biosynthesis protein, with product MIRVGILTASDKGSRGEREDRSGRLIGEAIQTIGGAMVAYKVVPDERDQIAAALREMADDLGLDLIFTTGGTGLSPRDVTPEATLDVVDRMVPGIAEAMRAESMKITPRAMLTRGVAAIRGRTLIVNLPGSPKAVQECLDIILPALPHGIEILKGEAGECARKS from the coding sequence GTGATCCGCGTCGGCATCCTCACCGCCTCTGACAAGGGCAGTCGCGGCGAACGGGAGGACCGTTCTGGCCGGCTCATCGGCGAAGCCATCCAAACCATCGGCGGCGCCATGGTCGCCTACAAGGTCGTTCCTGATGAGCGGGATCAGATCGCCGCAGCGCTCCGGGAAATGGCCGACGACCTCGGCCTGGACCTGATCTTCACAACCGGCGGGACAGGCTTATCGCCTCGCGACGTGACCCCCGAGGCGACCCTCGATGTGGTAGATAGAATGGTCCCCGGCATCGCCGAGGCGATGCGGGCGGAGAGCATGAAGATCACGCCCCGGGCGATGCTTACCCGCGGCGTCGCCGCCATCCGAGGCCGTACCCTGATCGTCAACCTCCCCGGCAGCCCCAAGGCGGTTCAGGAATGCCTCGACATCATCCTGCCGGCGTTGCCTCACGGCATCGAAATCCTCAAGGGCGAAGCGGGCGAGTGTGCCCGAAAATCATAG
- the moaC gene encoding cyclic pyranopterin monophosphate synthase MoaC translates to MDPLTHFDEKGGARMVDVSLKGDTRREAVARGRVLMHRDTFRRVRDGQIAKGDVLAVARLAGIMAAKRTSDLIPLCHPLSLTGVDLHFTLDELHSTVEIESRVKTTGKTGVEMEALTAVSVAALTIYDMCKAMDKNMVVSDIRLVEKTGGKSGHYIREE, encoded by the coding sequence ATGGATCCTTTGACACATTTTGATGAAAAAGGCGGCGCCCGCATGGTCGATGTGAGCTTGAAGGGCGACACACGGCGGGAGGCGGTGGCCCGCGGAAGGGTGCTGATGCACCGAGACACCTTCCGGCGCGTCCGAGACGGTCAGATCGCCAAGGGCGACGTGTTGGCGGTGGCCCGCCTGGCGGGCATCATGGCCGCCAAGCGGACGAGCGACCTGATTCCCCTCTGTCACCCCTTGTCTCTCACCGGCGTCGATCTGCACTTCACCCTGGACGAACTTCATTCGACGGTGGAGATCGAAAGCCGCGTCAAAACGACCGGCAAGACCGGCGTAGAGATGGAGGCCTTGACGGCCGTCTCCGTGGCTGCGCTGACCATTTATGACATGTGCAAGGCCATGGATAAGAACATGGTCGTCAGCGATATCCGGCTCGTCGAAAAAACAGGGGGCAAGAGCGGGCACTACATCAGGGAGGAATGA
- the moaA gene encoding GTP 3',8-cyclase MoaA, producing MIDAFARDIHYLRVSVTDRCNLRCIYCMPEAGLPLVDHREVLRFEEFERLIAIAASQGIRRVRITGGEPLVRKGIVPFVARVKTMTGIEDVALTTNGLLLPRFASELKAAGLDRVNISLDTLRPERFRAVTRVGRIDDVWTGIEAALAADLHPVKLNVVVMGGVNDDEVADFARLTLQWPIHVRFIELMPIGEGDSRFRGQYVTIEQMKAKMAEQGLRLGDHPGIRGGGPARYHTLAGALGTVGFISAISKHFCGTCNRLRLTAEGKLRPCLHSRQEIDLRTPLRRGASDNLLARIFQKAVEAKPYQHHMLDEGWGDRPRLMSQIGG from the coding sequence ATGATCGACGCCTTCGCTCGGGATATCCACTACCTGCGCGTCTCTGTGACCGACCGCTGCAACCTCCGCTGCATCTACTGCATGCCCGAAGCGGGCCTTCCCCTGGTTGATCACCGGGAGGTGCTTCGCTTCGAAGAGTTTGAACGGCTGATCGCCATCGCCGCCAGTCAGGGCATTCGAAGGGTGCGGATCACCGGCGGGGAACCGCTGGTGCGCAAAGGGATCGTTCCCTTTGTGGCCCGGGTGAAGACGATGACCGGCATTGAAGATGTAGCCCTCACCACCAACGGCCTCCTGCTGCCGCGCTTCGCCAGCGAACTGAAGGCGGCCGGCTTGGACCGTGTCAACATCAGCCTGGACACGTTGCGACCGGAACGCTTTCGCGCCGTCACCCGCGTGGGCCGGATTGATGATGTCTGGACAGGCATCGAGGCTGCCCTGGCGGCGGACCTTCACCCCGTCAAGCTGAACGTGGTCGTCATGGGCGGTGTCAATGATGACGAGGTTGCTGACTTTGCCCGACTCACCTTGCAGTGGCCCATACACGTCCGCTTCATCGAACTGATGCCCATCGGCGAGGGCGACTCCCGTTTTCGCGGGCAATATGTCACGATTGAACAGATGAAAGCGAAGATGGCTGAACAGGGACTGCGACTCGGCGATCACCCCGGCATCCGAGGGGGTGGCCCCGCCCGCTATCACACCTTGGCGGGCGCCTTGGGGACGGTGGGCTTCATCAGCGCCATATCCAAACACTTCTGCGGGACCTGCAACCGTCTGCGGTTGACGGCGGAGGGCAAACTGCGTCCCTGCTTGCATTCGCGGCAGGAGATCGACCTGCGAACGCCGTTGCGCCGGGGCGCGTCGGACAACCTGCTGGCGCGGATCTTCCAAAAGGCCGTCGAGGCCAAGCCCTACCAGCATCACATGCTCGATGAGGGGTGGGGGGACAGGCCGCGATTGATGTCCCAGATCGGGGGATAG
- a CDS encoding patatin-like phospholipase family protein has translation MDWALVLSGGGSRGAAHIGVIQALEEAGLRPSLVVGVSAGSIAGALYGTGHSAADMLAIAKEASKHFFFDFDWRWITGALLGLFRLIQGRPNAALWPGLPTGLLLGNQLEKLFCQIWGQRTFDGTEPPVVVTAADLITGASICFLPKGLEPRDPLPYRRFVTGVPIARAVRASSSIPGVFHPVRLKEFCLVDGAVRANLPTDLARSLGAKVVICVSLRDPDTPAFPPDNLIGTVLRSIDIMGYEIDLCTILGGADLVIEPNLGPMGVFDFNNIDEAARAGHAAAMAAMPSIRRILQVPPIQPKEPSVTEHRTSQGIVIRIGREKQGSVP, from the coding sequence ATGGACTGGGCATTGGTCCTCAGCGGCGGCGGTTCTCGCGGCGCCGCCCATATCGGCGTGATCCAGGCATTGGAAGAGGCAGGCCTGCGGCCCTCCCTTGTCGTCGGCGTCAGCGCCGGCAGCATCGCTGGCGCCCTCTATGGAACTGGTCACAGCGCCGCTGATATGCTCGCCATCGCCAAAGAGGCGTCGAAGCATTTTTTCTTTGACTTCGACTGGCGCTGGATCACGGGGGCGTTGCTCGGCCTTTTTCGCCTGATTCAGGGACGCCCCAATGCGGCGCTCTGGCCCGGTCTTCCTACCGGCCTGCTCCTTGGCAATCAGTTGGAAAAACTTTTCTGTCAGATCTGGGGGCAGCGAACTTTTGACGGAACAGAACCGCCTGTCGTCGTAACAGCAGCTGACCTGATAACGGGCGCCTCGATCTGCTTTCTCCCCAAAGGCCTGGAACCGCGCGATCCCCTGCCCTACCGGCGCTTCGTGACCGGCGTACCCATCGCCCGAGCTGTCCGGGCCAGTTCGAGCATCCCCGGCGTCTTTCATCCCGTCCGGTTGAAAGAGTTTTGTCTCGTCGACGGCGCCGTGCGGGCGAACCTGCCCACCGACCTGGCCCGCAGCCTAGGCGCCAAAGTGGTCATCTGTGTCAGCCTGCGCGATCCCGATACGCCGGCCTTCCCGCCTGATAACCTGATCGGCACGGTCCTGCGTTCCATTGATATCATGGGCTATGAGATCGATCTGTGCACGATCCTGGGCGGCGCCGATCTGGTCATCGAACCGAACCTCGGTCCCATGGGCGTCTTCGACTTCAACAATATTGACGAGGCTGCCCGGGCAGGCCATGCCGCCGCCATGGCGGCCATGCCATCGATCCGACGCATCCTTCAAGTCCCGCCGATTCAACCGAAAGAGCCCTCGGTGACAGAACATCGGACATCGCAGGGGATCGTCATCCGCATCGGCAGAGAGAAGCAAGGGAGCGTTCCATAG